One genomic window of Channa argus isolate prfri chromosome 5, Channa argus male v1.0, whole genome shotgun sequence includes the following:
- the oxtra gene encoding oxytocin receptor isoform X2, which yields MESPSNESDFWQFSESWRNSSLLNGTSGSNQTNPLKRNEEVAKVEVTVLALVLLLALAGNLCVLLAIHSTKHSQSRMYYFMKHLSIADLVVAIFQVLPQLIWDITFRFYGPDILCRLVKYLQVVGMFASTYMLVLMSVDRCLAICQPLRSLHRRKDRFYVICSWVLSLLFSTPQMFIFSLREVGSGVYDCWGEFVKPWGAKAYITWISLSIYIIPVAILSICYGLISCKIWQNFKLKTRREQCIRLTPKTSKGNTLTRVSSVKLISKAKITTVKMTFVIVVAYIVCWTPFFSVQMWSAWDPAAPREELEQRNGGHLDALQ from the exons ATGGAAAGTCCTTCAAATGAAAGTGACTTCTGGCAATTCAGCGAATCCTGGAGGAACTCGAGTCTCCTAAACGGGACCAGTGGCTCGAATCAGACGAACCCTCTAAAGCGTAATGAGGAGGTGGCGAAGGTTGAGGTGACTGTGCTCGCACTGGTGCTGTTACTGGCGCTGGCTGGGAACCTGTGCGTCCTGCTGGCCATCCACAGCACCAAACACAGCCAGTCCCGAATGTATTACTTCATGAAGCATCTAAGTATTGCCGATTTAGTTGTGGCGATATTTCAAGTCCTCCCTCAACTTATCTGGGACATTACCTTTCGCTTCTATGGACCAGATATTTTGTGCAGATTGGTGAAATACCTGCAGGTCGTTGGGATGTTCGCCTCCACGTACATGCTAGTTTTGATGTCCGTAGACAGATGTTTGGCCATATGTCAGCCCCTTCGTTCTCTACACAGAAGAAAAGACCGTTTCTATGTCATATGTTCCTGGGTCCTGAGTCTGCTCTTCAGTACACCGCAGATGTTCATCTTTTCCCTGAGAGAGGTTGGATCCGGAGTGTATGACTGCTGGGGCGAATTCGTGAAGCCTTGGGGAGCCAAAGCTTACATCACATGGATCAGCCTCTCTATATACATCATTCCAGTTGCCATACTGAGCATTTGCTATGGTTTGATCAGCTGCAAAATATGGCAaaactttaaactgaaaaccAGGCGGGAGCAGTGTATACGCTTGACGCCCAAAACATCCAAAGGCAACACACTCACACGTGTGAGCAGCGTTAAGCTCATCTCCAAGGCGAAGATAACCACAGTGAAAATGACTTTTGTAATCGTCGTGGCTTATATTGTCTGCTGGACCCCCTTTTTCTCCGTTCAGATGTGGTCCGCGTGGGATCCAGCGGCGCCTCGTGAGG AGTTGGAGCAGCGAAATGGTGGACATCTTGATGCACTGCAGTAG